From Cyclopterus lumpus isolate fCycLum1 chromosome 2, fCycLum1.pri, whole genome shotgun sequence, a single genomic window includes:
- the LOC117742905 gene encoding neuronal membrane glycoprotein M6-b-like: MDGTKPAMESNAEETQEEGQDSKGCFECCIKCLGGVPYASLVATILCFSGVALFCGCGHVALTGTLTMLENHFSRVTADHATLAMVIQILQYIIYGIASFFFVYAVVLLAEGFYTTSAIKKELQSDFKTTVCGRCITAFFMFLTYILALAFLAIFGFTAIPVFLFFNMWNTCAAMKSPDANITSPDSICVDVRQYGIIPWNATPGKACGATLGDICNTSEFYLSYHLYIVAFAGAGATVIALIHYLMILGANWAYLKSAVSTHEYQDIKTKDDQDLEAEARSKEGQNSSSYS, from the exons ATGGATGGGACAAAGCCGGCCATGGAGTCCAACGCGGAGGAGACTCAGGAGGAGGGACAAGACAGCAAAG GATGCTTCGAGTGCTGCATCAAGTGTCTGGGCGGGGTGCCCTACGCCTCGCTGGTGGCCACCATCCTCTGCTTCTCCGGTGTGGCTCTGTTCTGCGGCTGCGGCCACGTGGCGCTGACCGGCACCCTgaccatgctggagaaccacTTCTCCAGGGTCACCGCGGACCACGCCACCCTCGCCATGGT GATCCAGATCCTTCAGTACATCATCTACGGCATCGcctccttcttcttcgtctACGCCGTCGTCCTGCTGGCCGAGGGCTTCTACACCACCAGCGCCATCAAGAAGGAGCTGCAGAGCGACTTCAAGACCACCGTCTGCGGCCGCTGCATCACCGCCTTC tTCATGTTCCTGACCTACATCCTCGCTCTGGCCTTCCTCGCCATCTTCGGCTTCACGGCGATACCGGTGTTCCTCTTCTTCAACATGTGGAACACCTGCGCCGCCATGAAGTCTCCTGACGCCAACATCACCTCGCCCGACTCCATCTGTGTGGACGTGAGGCAGTACG GTATTATTCCCTGGAACGCCACTCCGGGAAAAGCTTGCGGCGCCACACTGGGAGACATCTGCAACACCAGCGAG TTCTACCTGTCCTACCACCTCTACATCGTCGCGTTCGCCGGCGCCGGCGCCACCGTCATCGCACTG ATCCACTACCTGATGATTTTGGGGGCCAACTGGGCCTACCTGAAGAGCGCCGTCTCCACGCACGAGTACCAGGACATCAAGACCAAGGACGACCAGGACCTGGAGGCCGAGGCGCGCTCCAAGGAGGGCCAGAACTCGTCCTCCTACTCATAA